One window from the genome of Streptococcus salivarius encodes:
- a CDS encoding ABC transporter ATP-binding protein — MIEVKGLGKKYKGNDFYSLENANFTIEEGDIVGLVGKNGSGKSTLLKILAKSQNPTEGTVFFNGKDIFKEDNILKDFGIMIEPVFFPQISVEENLKLYLKIHKKEQYQDNIEKTLKLVGLLEAKDRKPISFSFGMKQRTALALALVTEPQFVLLDEPFVGLDPIGVKNLLEILKQWSKVNKTSMIVSSHQLAELEDLCTRYLFIESGMIDDKISTEQNSIVIELNDILKDEDSHVIENLVKSYNLKYSENHIEIDNSVNNEALNYILEQLAVAKLIKNVLSKKDSLERLFVEE, encoded by the coding sequence ATAATTGAAGTAAAAGGGTTAGGAAAAAAATATAAAGGTAATGATTTTTATTCTTTAGAAAATGCTAATTTTACGATTGAAGAGGGAGATATTGTAGGCCTGGTAGGTAAAAATGGTTCAGGGAAGAGTACTTTACTTAAAATATTAGCAAAATCTCAAAATCCTACAGAAGGGACTGTTTTTTTCAATGGTAAGGATATCTTTAAAGAAGATAATATTCTTAAAGATTTTGGAATCATGATAGAACCTGTATTTTTTCCACAAATTAGTGTTGAAGAAAATTTAAAATTATATCTTAAAATTCATAAGAAAGAACAGTATCAAGATAATATCGAAAAAACACTGAAATTAGTAGGACTATTGGAAGCTAAGGATAGAAAACCTATAAGCTTTTCTTTTGGTATGAAACAAAGAACTGCTTTAGCATTGGCTCTTGTTACTGAACCTCAATTTGTGTTGTTAGATGAGCCTTTTGTAGGTTTAGACCCTATTGGTGTTAAAAATTTATTGGAAATTTTAAAGCAGTGGTCAAAAGTTAATAAAACCTCAATGATAGTATCTAGTCACCAGTTAGCAGAGTTAGAGGATTTGTGTACACGTTATCTTTTTATTGAATCAGGGATGATTGACGATAAAATTAGCACGGAACAAAATAGTATTGTAATAGAGTTAAATGATATTTTAAAAGATGAAGATAGTCATGTGATAGAAAATCTTGTGAAAAGTTATAACCTAAAGTATAGTGAAAATCATATTGAAATTGATAACTCTGTAAATAATGAAGCATTAAATTATATCTTGGAACAACTTGCAGTTGCTAAGCTAATTAAAAATGTTTTATCAAAAAAGGATAGTTTGGAAAGATTATTTGTGGAGGAATAG
- a CDS encoding ABC transporter ATP-binding protein produces the protein MKSKKSSSILFQIRYFLIPERFLFIIGLVLSIIGALSTLALPLIMGTLADRDRMNFILLHKSIILLGIIAIFIIYIIQGLAAFLLGKVGARVIKNMENEFVNHCLNLPIYQLNRFSAGDLTSRLTNDISETAKIVTTTIPQLIINAIIVLGTSVILVSINFHLTVIAFLATALASLLVMPFNRKLERLYNLHQTYLGDVSGSFTQKVLNNKLVKSYLGAKQEVSTFQGKFNKIYYNFVRMVATASVLNTLTSGLLILLVLSFLLYTSWQVNQGLLSIGEMVTFILYIIQVISPITSIFSSISEFFEVKGTLRRITDILAINIENDSPDSIDFNISKGNISLNNLSFSYDGVTKVLNNINIELPSKKFIAIVGPSGSGKTTLFSLLLKFFNEYDGDILIDGVPLKNIFTDTIRKQISCVFQESGFFSGTIKSNLLYGKNSNVDDMSIESALKKSGAYDFVNHFSNGLDTIIGEGGVELSEGQKQRLNIARALISNPKILLMDEATANLDTMTESLIINTLLEIKGTITTIVIAHRLKTIIESDLIIVLENDGTVTHFGTHQQLLNYSETYKKIYSESLF, from the coding sequence ATGAAGAGTAAAAAAAGTTCTTCAATATTATTTCAAATTAGATATTTTCTTATACCTGAACGATTTTTATTTATAATTGGATTGGTTCTAAGTATTATCGGTGCTTTGTCTACGCTCGCTTTGCCTTTGATTATGGGTACTCTAGCAGACCGTGATAGAATGAATTTTATTTTATTACATAAATCTATAATCCTTTTAGGAATAATAGCTATCTTTATAATTTATATTATTCAAGGATTAGCTGCATTTTTGTTAGGCAAGGTTGGAGCTAGGGTTATTAAGAATATGGAGAATGAGTTTGTTAATCATTGCTTGAATCTACCTATTTATCAGTTAAATAGATTTTCAGCAGGAGACCTTACGAGTCGTTTAACAAACGATATATCAGAAACCGCCAAAATTGTTACTACGACTATTCCTCAACTAATAATAAATGCTATTATCGTTTTAGGAACGAGCGTTATACTTGTATCAATAAATTTTCATCTTACTGTTATAGCCTTTTTAGCAACAGCATTAGCTAGTTTGCTTGTCATGCCTTTTAATAGGAAATTAGAGCGACTTTATAATTTACACCAGACATATTTAGGTGATGTTAGTGGAAGCTTTACTCAAAAGGTTTTAAATAATAAGTTGGTAAAGTCTTATTTAGGAGCAAAACAAGAAGTAAGTACATTTCAAGGTAAATTTAATAAGATTTACTATAATTTTGTTCGTATGGTTGCTACAGCCTCTGTTCTTAATACTTTGACATCTGGTTTATTAATCCTTTTGGTACTTAGTTTTTTGTTATATACTAGTTGGCAAGTGAATCAAGGTTTATTATCTATTGGTGAGATGGTGACTTTTATCTTATATATTATTCAAGTTATTAGTCCAATCACGAGTATTTTTTCTAGCATATCAGAATTTTTTGAAGTTAAAGGGACTTTAAGACGTATTACAGATATTTTAGCTATTAATATTGAAAATGATTCACCAGATTCGATAGATTTTAATATTTCAAAAGGAAATATTTCTCTAAATAATTTATCTTTTAGCTATGATGGTGTTACAAAAGTTTTAAATAATATCAATATAGAGTTACCTTCAAAAAAATTTATTGCTATAGTTGGTCCAAGTGGGTCAGGTAAAACGACCTTATTTTCCTTATTATTGAAATTTTTTAATGAATATGACGGAGATATTTTGATAGACGGTGTGCCACTAAAAAATATTTTTACAGATACTATTCGAAAACAAATTTCTTGTGTTTTTCAAGAAAGTGGTTTCTTTTCGGGAACTATTAAATCTAATTTGCTGTATGGAAAAAATAGTAACGTAGATGATATGAGTATTGAAAGTGCTTTGAAAAAGTCAGGTGCATATGATTTTGTTAATCACTTTTCTAATGGTTTAGATACAATTATTGGCGAGGGTGGAGTAGAACTTTCTGAGGGACAAAAACAAAGATTAAATATTGCCAGAGCTTTAATAAGTAATCCTAAGATTTTATTAATGGATGAAGCAACAGCAAATCTAGACACAATGACTGAAAGCCTTATTATCAATACTTTGTTAGAGATAAAAGGAACTATAACTACCATTGTTATTGCTCATCGTTTAAAAACTATTATTGAATCTGATTTAATTATTGTATTAGAAAATGATGGTACAGTAACTCATTTTGGAACACATCAACAGCTATTAAACTATAGCGAAACTTATAAAAAAATATATAGTGAAAGTTTATTTTAG
- a CDS encoding ATP-binding cassette domain-containing protein, with translation MSDLEYNFGDKKVFSKLNLSFIKNKKYDIIGESGSGKSTLINIILGNLKNYTGHVKYNNLELKEIDENSIVSQVAYISNSTHIYNDTLENNLTLWSQDITQNDINKALKDVNLLDLLGRLKEKVSNDLLSEGQKQRIGIVRALLKGSNIIIMDEATANLDKANANFIENNLLKNTDITQIEDKVLRSYSSGDFSCIERV, from the coding sequence ATTTCCGATTTAGAATACAATTTTGGTGATAAGAAAGTCTTCTCTAAACTCAATCTCAGCTTCATAAAAAATAAAAAATATGACATTATTGGTGAATCTGGAAGTGGAAAGTCAACATTAATAAATATTATCTTAGGAAATCTCAAGAATTATACTGGTCATGTAAAATACAACAATTTAGAGTTAAAAGAAATTGATGAAAATTCCATTGTTTCTCAAGTCGCATATATTAGTAATTCTACACATATTTACAATGACACACTTGAAAATAATTTAACACTGTGGTCTCAAGACATTACACAAAATGACATAAATAAAGCTTTGAAAGATGTCAATTTACTAGACTTACTGGGGCGTTTAAAGGAAAAGGTATCTAATGATCTACTTTCAGAAGGTCAAAAACAGAGAATTGGTATTGTAAGAGCATTATTAAAAGGTAGTAACATTATTATTATGGATGAAGCTACAGCCAATCTTGATAAGGCTAATGCTAATTTTATTGAAAATAATCTTTTAAAAAATACTGATATTACCCAGATTGAAGACAAAGTCCTCAGAAGTTATTCTTCTGGGGACTTTTCTTGCATCGAAAGAGTATAA
- a CDS encoding IS110 family transposase, translating to MRAVFGIDVSKTSSEVAILVNGEKVHGYTILNDAIGFNRLLGDLKTVHNPEIIFEATGVYSRRLQAFLEEYSYAYTRLNPLEAKKQLDSLRVRKTDKIDAEKLAKSQLVHNRKPTYVQEEVYQHLRDLSRFYQNMTEDLVRTKNRLHKVLQVTFPELETLLSTPTGEQYWNLVMAFPCKEFVLSLSQSNLCEIIRQSTSKRISEKRIAYLTDKLIKLAKQSFCAVKNTSPMLEEVRYYAQELLRLSERRQVVLNDMVALAQPLPEYDILRSIPGIAETTATSIIGELGDIRRFQSSNQINAFIGIDLRHYESGNFLAKEHITKRGNPYARKILFKCIHNIASASHTNPCHIADFYEKRKRQSTIASTKPHTIASIHRLIRTMYYLITHNKLYDYSLTQNR from the coding sequence ATGCGTGCAGTATTTGGAATTGATGTCAGTAAAACAAGTTCTGAGGTGGCAATTTTAGTCAACGGTGAGAAGGTTCATGGCTACACCATACTCAATGATGCCATTGGCTTCAATCGCCTATTGGGGGACTTGAAAACTGTTCATAACCCTGAGATTATATTTGAGGCTACAGGTGTCTATTCTCGACGTCTTCAAGCCTTTCTCGAGGAATATAGTTACGCTTACACACGGCTAAATCCACTGGAAGCTAAGAAACAATTGGACAGTCTGCGAGTTCGTAAAACAGATAAAATTGACGCTGAAAAGTTGGCTAAATCTCAGCTTGTACACAATCGTAAACCAACTTACGTGCAGGAAGAAGTTTATCAACACCTACGTGATTTAAGCCGTTTCTATCAAAATATGACAGAAGATCTTGTTCGAACTAAAAACCGTCTGCACAAGGTCCTACAAGTCACCTTTCCTGAATTGGAAACTCTATTATCCACACCTACTGGAGAGCAATATTGGAACCTAGTGATGGCTTTTCCATGCAAAGAGTTTGTATTAAGCCTATCTCAAAGTAACTTGTGTGAGATTATCCGTCAATCCACCTCCAAACGCATCTCTGAAAAGCGTATTGCTTACCTGACTGATAAACTTATAAAACTCGCTAAACAATCTTTTTGTGCGGTCAAGAATACCTCTCCAATGCTTGAAGAGGTTCGTTACTATGCTCAAGAATTGCTTCGTCTTTCTGAACGCAGACAAGTTGTCTTAAACGACATGGTAGCTCTAGCTCAGCCTTTACCAGAGTATGACATCTTACGATCAATTCCTGGCATCGCAGAAACCACAGCGACATCTATCATTGGCGAATTGGGAGATATTCGTCGCTTTCAGTCTTCCAATCAAATCAACGCTTTTATTGGCATTGACCTGAGACACTACGAATCTGGGAACTTTCTCGCCAAGGAACACATCACTAAACGAGGTAATCCCTATGCCAGAAAAATCTTGTTCAAGTGCATTCACAACATCGCTTCAGCTAGTCATACTAATCCCTGCCATATCGCTGACTTTTATGAGAAACGAAAAAGACAATCGACAATAGCTTCAACTAAGCCACATACGATTGCCTCTATACATCGTCTCATTCGAACAATGTATTACCTCATTACGCATAACAAACTTTACGATTACTCTTTGACCCAAAATCGATAA
- a CDS encoding DUF2969 domain-containing protein: MSKKDKKIEIQIKDAKVIVNKASIEGFELLVGKKVIGQIVEIDGKFAVVDKENVAGFHKKMDDAVAAIIESYNLNH; the protein is encoded by the coding sequence ATGAGTAAAAAAGACAAAAAAATTGAAATCCAAATCAAAGATGCCAAAGTCATTGTAAACAAAGCAAGCATCGAAGGTTTTGAACTTCTTGTTGGCAAGAAAGTGATTGGACAAATTGTGGAAATTGATGGTAAGTTTGCCGTTGTTGACAAGGAAAATGTTGCAGGTTTCCACAAAAAAATGGATGATGCAGTGGCTGCCATTATTGAATCATACAATCTTAATCATTAA